The Denticeps clupeoides chromosome 5, fDenClu1.1, whole genome shotgun sequence genome includes a region encoding these proteins:
- the LOC114791101 gene encoding uncharacterized protein LOC114791101 → MADACHGRRVLVEIPEPQPKIAGHVRRSYLDILSPRAGPSTYSPSPVSRRASRSVPSARRQWEEESDSRGEEVEKSQRSLSNQQLVQLLSTLILLKQKQDRAGPASNLKVLLEDLVQKKANVYRSIPYSRLGSNRDAHCYRKAYPHLRAFKRSCQEAGQLLLESGQWAAAVEYTLVGWRYASELPQWETSSHNAIREHCFHTLAKHCTSAIRHHRPTTSRAKELLKRLKTTPRQSLLVSRRIEELEQLLMDVKPCTPNDSV, encoded by the exons ATGGCGGACGCGTGTCACGGCAGGCGTGTGCTGGTCGAAATCCCCGAACCGCAACCGAAGATCGCAG GTCACGTGAGGAGGTCCTACTTGGACATTCTGAGTCCTCGTGCGGGACCGTCTACATACAGCCCAAGCCCCGTATCCAGACGGGCAAGTAGATCCG tCCCTTCAGCTCGGAGGCAGTGGGAGGAAGAAAGCGATTCGCGAGGCGAGGAGGTGGAGAAATCCCAAAGGTCCCTGTCTAATCAGCAGCTCGTGCAGCTCCTCAGCACCCTCATTTTACTGAAGCAG AAGCAGGATCGTGCAGGTCCCGCCTCCAATTTGAAAGTCTTGCTGGAGGACTTGGTTCAGAAGAAGGCCAACGTCTACAGGTCCATCCCTTACTCCCGCCTCGGCTCCAACAGAGATGCTCACTGCTACAGGAAGGCCTACCCGCACCTCCGAGCTTTTAAA CGTTCCTGCCAGGAGGCCGGCCAGCTGCTTTTGGAGAGCGGGCAGTGGGCAGCGGCGGTGGAGTACACGCTGGTCGGGTGGAggtacgccagcgagctgcccCAGTGGGAGACGAGCAGCCACAACGCAATCAGGGAGCACTGCTTCCACACGCTGGCCAAACACTGCACTTCCGCCATCAGACATCACAGACCTACAACCAGCAGGGCCAAAGAGCTGCTGAAGAG GTTAAAAACGACACCGCGCCAGAGTCTGCTCGTTTCACGCCGCATTGaagagctggagcagctgctcATGGACGTGAAGCCTTGCACGCCGAACGACTCCGTTTGA